The Intrasporangium calvum DSM 43043 sequence CCTGGGAGCCGGCGTTCGGCTGGAGGGAAACCGCGTCATACCCGGTGATCTCGCAGAGCCACGAGGCGAGGTCGTCGATGAGGACGCGGATGCCCTCGGTCTGGTCCGCGGGCGCGAAGGGGTGCAGGTTGGCGAACTCGGGCCAGGTGATCGACTCCATCTCGGTCGTCGCGTTGAGCTTCATGGTGCACGAGCCGAGCGGGATCATGCCGCGGTCGAGGGCGAAGTCGCGGTCGGCGAGCCTGCGCAGGTAGCGCAGCATCGCCGTCTCCGAGCGGTGCGCGTGGAAGACCGGGTGCGTCAGGAAGTCCGACGTGCGCGCCAGATCAGCCGGTATGCCGCTGGGCTCGTTCCCGGCGTCGCCGACCGGCTGCTCGGGCTGGGCCTCGACGCCGAAGCCGGCGAGGACGGTGTCCAGCGTGGCCGCGGTGCTCGTCTCGTCGAGGCTCAGCGAGACGTGGTCGTCGTCGACCCGTCGAAGGTTGACGCCCCGCTCCAGCAGGTCGCGGACGACGCCGTCGGCTCGACCGGGAACAGAGACCGTCAGCGTGTCGAAATGGGTCTCGGTGACGACGTCCACGCCGCCGGCCCGGAGAGCCGCACGGAGGCGAGCGGTGTGCGACTGGATCCGCTGGGCGATGCCGGTCAGGCCCTCGGGACCGTGCCAGACCGCGTACATCGAGGCCATGACGGCGAGGAGCACCTGGGCGGTGCAGATGTTGGAGGTGGCCTTCTCCCGACGGATGTGCTGCTCGCGGGTCTGCAGCGCGAGGCGGTAGGCCGGCTTGCCGTGCGCGTCGACCGACACGCCGACGAGACGCCCGGGCAGCTGGCGCTCGAGGCCCTGGTGAACCGACATGTAGCCGGCGTGCGGGCCGCCGAAGCCCATCGGCACGCCGAGCCGTTGGGCGCTGCCGACTGCGATGTCGGCGCCCCACTCGCCCGGCGGCACGACGAGGGTGAGGGCGAGCAGGTCCGCGCAGGCGGTGACGAGCGCCCCGGCAGCGTCGGCGGCCTCGGCAAGAGCGCGCCAGTCGAGCACGGCCCCGGTCGCGTCGGGATACTGCACGACGACCCCGACCACGGTGGCGCCGTCAGCGGCAGCGCCCAGGTCCTCGGCCGAACGGACCCCTCGCAGATCGGCGACGACGAGCGGAAGTCCGATGGCGGAGGCTCGGGTGTGCATCACGGCGATGGTCTGCGGGAAGACCCGCTCGTCGACGACGACCACGCCGTCCGCGGCACGGGAGGCCCGGTGCATGAGGGACATCGCCTCCGCGGCCGCGGTCGCCTCGTCGAGCAGGGAGGATCCGGCGATGTCGAGGCCGGTCAGGTCGCTGACGACCGTCTGGAAGTTGAGCAGGGCCTCGAGTCGACCCTGGGAGATCTCAGGCTGGTAGGGCGTGTAGGCGGTGTACCACGCCGGGTTCTCGAGGACGTTGCGGCGCACGACGGGGGGCGTGACGGTGCCGTAGTAGCCGAGGCCGATGAGGGAGGTGAGCACGGTGTTGCGGGCGGCGAAGCCGCGCAGCTCCTCGATGACCGCGGACTCGCTGTCGGCGGCGTCGACCCGGAGCGCCTCGGTCGACCTGATGGCTCCCGGGATGGCCCGGTCGCACATGGCGTCGAGGCTGGGTTGACCGACGATGCCCAGCATCTGCTCGATGTCGTCGGCGCGGGGACCGACGTGCCGGCCCACGAAATCGGCGAAGGGGGTGTCGAGCGTGGCTGGGGACTGGGAAGACATCGGGGCTCCTGACGGGACGAGCGGATGACACACGCTCCCCGTCTGTCGGCGTCGGCGGCAGTGCCCACGTCCTCCAGGGTGCCTCGCCACATGGTCCGGGTGCCTGAGAGGTTCCGGGGATGTTGCCCCTTCGGCGCCGAGCCGAGGTCAGGCGACAAGCGCCTCACGTCGACCCGGTCTCTCCCATGTGGGTTGGACGGCACGGCAAACC is a genomic window containing:
- the gcvP gene encoding aminomethyl-transferring glycine dehydrogenase, with translation MSSQSPATLDTPFADFVGRHVGPRADDIEQMLGIVGQPSLDAMCDRAIPGAIRSTEALRVDAADSESAVIEELRGFAARNTVLTSLIGLGYYGTVTPPVVRRNVLENPAWYTAYTPYQPEISQGRLEALLNFQTVVSDLTGLDIAGSSLLDEATAAAEAMSLMHRASRAADGVVVVDERVFPQTIAVMHTRASAIGLPLVVADLRGVRSAEDLGAAADGATVVGVVVQYPDATGAVLDWRALAEAADAAGALVTACADLLALTLVVPPGEWGADIAVGSAQRLGVPMGFGGPHAGYMSVHQGLERQLPGRLVGVSVDAHGKPAYRLALQTREQHIRREKATSNICTAQVLLAVMASMYAVWHGPEGLTGIAQRIQSHTARLRAALRAGGVDVVTETHFDTLTVSVPGRADGVVRDLLERGVNLRRVDDDHVSLSLDETSTAATLDTVLAGFGVEAQPEQPVGDAGNEPSGIPADLARTSDFLTHPVFHAHRSETAMLRYLRRLADRDFALDRGMIPLGSCTMKLNATTEMESITWPEFANLHPFAPADQTEGIRVLIDDLASWLCEITGYDAVSLQPNAGSQGEFAGLLAIHAYHQARGESHRRICLIPASAHGTNAASAVMAGLKVVVVKTAPDGTVDMDDLRGKIEQHRENLAAIMVTYPSTHGVYEDTITELCALVHDAGGQVYVDGANLNALVGLAQPGKFGADVSHLNLHKTFCIPHGGGGPGVGPVAVRAHLAPHLPNHPLAPEAGPETGVGPVSAAPYGSASILPISWAYVRLMGGTGLRHATQVAVLNANYVAARLREHYPVLYSGPDGLVAHECILDVRKITADTGVTVDDIAKRLIDYGFHAPTMSFPVAGTLMVEPTESENKYELDRFCDAMIAIRDEIEAIHKGDVAVAGSMLRSAPHTARALASDDWDKEYERSAAAFPVGVDAADKYWPPVGRIDGAYGDRHLVCSCPPPEAFES